The genomic DNA GAATCTCGGAAACACGATGTAGATATCTCAAGCCCGTATCCTGTTCGGGTCGCTGGGACCAGCTACGGCAGGCTTATTCAACAGGATTTTGTGAGGGAGAAAATCACTGTAGCTCCAGCCGTTTCATCCTCTCCCACGTTGCACTGTTGACCCAGCCAGCGCTGGCGGATTTCCCACCCATCCGAACAGGCTGAAACAGAATGTGGTTCTTGGCCGTCCATGTCGCACATTTCGGAGCCAACAAAGATCGGGAGAATAAAACCAGGCTAGGGCGGAAAGCAACTCATGCCGCCTTCATCAAACAATAATCGAATGTGATTCCGATATCTACAACCAGGTATATAGAACTGTTTCTGCGTACGGGTCCACTGATCTGAACACAGGCTTTTGAAAGGCAGCCGCTTTCAAGAGATCCGCTGGGCATTTCACCTCTCCACAAATTTATCGATGCATGCGGTCAGTGTGCTCTCACGCACAGCCCCGATCACCGAATCCTTCTTCTCGCCGTTCTTGAATATCATCATGGTGGGGATGCTCCGGACCCCGTACTGGCTTGCTATGTCTGGGCTCTCATCTGTGTTGAGCTTGTAGCATTTCAGCTTCCCCTCGTTGTCCTTCGAGAGCTTGCCAACAACTGGATCTATCATTTTGCATGGCCCGCACCACGAAGCCCAGAACTCAACAAGGACAGGAAGCTCACTTTCCATCACAAGCGATTGCCATGTTGCCCTTGTCACATCTGGGACTACAATTGAACAGTGGACAAGTGAGAACAGACAATTGACACAAGCATAGGTATAATaccaagaaacaaaaaaaaaatcaacaacaaTTGACACAAAGCTACGTATATACCAGGAAAGAAACATCTAGGACAATTGACACAAACATAGGTATAGTACCCCGTGTTCCGCTAGGCGGCGCCTAGACGGCGCCCAGTCGCGCTTACGCGCTGGGCGGAGGGGTCCCGCCTCGCCTATGGGGGTAGGCGGGCGGAGGTCGCTGGTGAGGGAGGAGCAGCCTCAAGCCGGTGGAGGAGGAAGCAGGGGACGGGCCGGCGGAGgtacgagcggcggcggcggcggagaaggagGCAGGGGCATGCGCGGAGAAGgtagggcggcggcgtcgggaagggaaggaggcaggggcggcgggaaggggaaggagaggaggatAGGGGAGGAGATAAGGTGGGAGGTGGGCTGTTGGGCCGTTGGGCTGCTTTGATGGGCTTATTTTTTTACTCTAAGGCTTAGTGGtcctctgttttttttcttttagaggTATATATGATGTATATAAGTATGTATATGTACGTATATGGTACCGCCTAGCAAGCCGCCTTGAAACGCCTAGGCTCGATTAATCCCGACTAGGCTCTAGGCTGCGGGTCACCGCCTAGAATCCACCTAGCGCCTAGCGGAACCAGGATAGTACCAACAAAGAAAAATCAACAATTGACACAAACATAGGTATAGTACAAagtacaaacaaacaaaactcaATGACAATGTGTGACACATACATAGGTACAGTACTGGTGTTAATGCCAGCTTTTCATTCTTAGCCGACAATACTTCAAATGTTATGCAAAATTGAAAAGGAGTCTGGTGTTAATGTGTTTGCAAAGAAGCACTGGAAATTGtattctaaaaataaaatattttgccCCAAACACATATTCCTCAAATTGATCAATTGACAAACATGCTAAACTAAATATCAGGAATTCGGCCGTTGGCCGAGATCAGATCGGCCGGTAGTTGAGTCC from Panicum virgatum strain AP13 chromosome 7N, P.virgatum_v5, whole genome shotgun sequence includes the following:
- the LOC120683046 gene encoding thioredoxin M2, chloroplastic-like; this translates as MAGAGLAVSIPIASPPLARASAPAYPARRVCAMPSSSSSGSSFRSSPLRAIAGFSGNRQRPRRGASVACAVQGQDTSIEVPDVTRATWQSLVMESELPVLVEFWASWCGPCKMIDPVVGKLSKDNEGKLKCYKLNTDESPDIASQYGVRSIPTMMIFKNGEKKDSVIGAVRESTLTACIDKFVER